The Collibacillus ludicampi region TTGTGACAAGACACTTGTTTTTACATATGCCTGATGTGGTGAAAGAAGGATTTCGTCCGGTTGCAGCCGTTGCTCCAGGTGTTCTGGGAATCACAGGTGTAGAGACCAGCGAGATCGTTAAAGGGATCGTCGAACATATTCAACCGGATCTGGTTATCGCAATTGATGCACTCGCATCCCGATCGCTTGAGAGAGTCAATACAACGATTCAGATAACAGATACAGGAATCACGCCGGGTGCAGGAGTTGGCAATCGCCGCAAAGGACTGAATATCCAGACGCTTGGGGTTCCGGTTGTTGCCATAGGAGTTCCTACAGTTGTGGACGCGGTGACGATCGCACACGATACGATCGATTTGTTAATTCAACGAATTGAAAGGGATGTCCCGGGAAACACTTGCGCCCAGCTTTTTGAGAATTTTACCGAACAAGAAAAGAAACAGTTAATTCATGAACTCTTGCAACCATTAGGACAAAACCTCATGGTCACACCAAAGGAAATCGATACGTTTATAGAAGATATCGCCTCGGTGGTAGCCAATGGCTTAAACGTAGCTTTACACGATGCGATTACCATGGAGGATGCGGCGATGTATTTGCAGTGAAGGCGGCTCATAACGAGCCGCTTTTTTCAATACACTTGATCATTAGATGATTCGCGTTTCTTCAAATCTAGCATACGTTCTCTTCTTCTATCATATCTTTTGATAAGAGATTCTGAGAGAGGATGAGAATCGCCATGAACGGGAAAAACGTGAGAAGAAGAGGATTTCGTTCGTTCACTTTCCACATCGGAACGAAAAAGGCGCGAACGGCAATCGTGACGATGGGGCTGGCACTCTCCGTGATGTTTATTCTTCTTGGAACGGT contains the following coding sequences:
- the gpr gene encoding GPR endopeptidase codes for the protein MDWNSYSIRTDLALEAHQLAGVEQGGTEIPGVDVEQTDESGIHISRMHIKDMNGSRIMNKMMGHYLTFDVPELRYKDPELQHKVAEVFARELKGFLRLREKDSVLVVGLGNWNVTPDALGPLVVEKLFVTRHLFLHMPDVVKEGFRPVAAVAPGVLGITGVETSEIVKGIVEHIQPDLVIAIDALASRSLERVNTTIQITDTGITPGAGVGNRRKGLNIQTLGVPVVAIGVPTVVDAVTIAHDTIDLLIQRIERDVPGNTCAQLFENFTEQEKKQLIHELLQPLGQNLMVTPKEIDTFIEDIASVVANGLNVALHDAITMEDAAMYLQ